GGCATCCCCTGGAGCCGCGCCCGGGCCATCGTCATCAGCGCGGCCGTCACCGCCGTCGGCTCCCTCGGCGCCCTCTTCCTCACCGACTTCACCACCTCACTCCTCTCCTTCCTCTCCCTCCTGATCATCGTCTTCGCCCCCTGGGGCGGGGTCTTCCTCGCCGACATGGTGCTCCGCCGCTGCACCTACGACTCCGCCGGCCTGCACGCGGACACGGGCGGCGCCTACTGGTACCGCTCCGGCTGGCACCCCGCCGGCATGACCGCGCTCCTCGCCGGCCTCGTCTTCTCCGCGCTCACCTGCGACTCCGAGCTGTGGACCGGCCCCCTCGTCGCGCCGCTCGGCGGCGCGGACCTCACGCTCCTCGGCGCGGTCGTCTCCGCCCTGGTGTACGTGCTCCTCGCCCGCGGGCGCGTCACCCCCGTCCCGTAACCCCTCTCGTACGACACGGAGTTCCGCCCCATGAACCGCACCGCCCCCGCCGACCTCGTCCTCACCGGGGCCCGCATCCACACCGTCGACCCGGCACTCCCCGAAGCCCAGGCACTCGCCGTCCGCGCCGGCCGCATCGTCTGGATCGGCGCCGACGCCGAAGCGGCCGAGTGGACGGGAGCCGACACCCGGATCCTCGACGCCGGCGGGCGGCTCGTCCTGCCCGGCTTCGTCGACGCCCACAACCACGTCCGCCTCGGCTCCGACGACGCCTGCGTCCAGCTCGCCGGCGCCCGCACCCTCGACGAGATCCACACACGCATCCGCACCTGGCACGAGGCCCACCCGGACGCCGCCTGGATCGAGGCCGAGGCCTTCGACTACTCCGCGATCCCCGACGGACGGATGCCCACCGCCGCCGACCTCGACCCGGCCACCGGAGACACCCCCGCCCTCGTCCTCAGCTACGACGTCCACACCGCCTGGCTCAACACCGCCGCCCTCCGCCGGCTCGGCGTCGACCGCGACCACACCGACCTCCCCTACGGGCGGGCCGTCACCGACCCCGCCACCGGTGAGCCCACCGGGTTCGTCAAGGACTTCGCCGTCAAGGGCCTCTCCCGCGAGGGCCACCGCGCCCTGCGCGAGCTCGGCCTCCCCTGGGCCTCCACCGACCGGCAGTACGGAAGGCTCGCCAAGAGCCTGGACGACGCCATCGGCTACGGCATCACCACCGTCGTCGAACCGCAGAACTCCCTCGACGACCTCGCCCTCTTCGACCGTGCCCGCGCCGAGGGCCGGCTGCGCTCCCGGATCGTCGCCGCGCTCTTCCACCCGCGCGGCACCACCGAGGCGGACCTCGACGCCTTCGAGACGGCCGCCGACGAGTACGCCGACGACCGGCTGCGGGTCGGTCCGCTCAAGCTGTACATCGACGACGTCGTCGAACCCCGCACCGCCGCCCTCCTGGAGCCGTACGCCGGCTGCTCCCACCACCGCGGCGACACCTTCTACCCGCCCGAGGAGTTCGCCGAGCTGCTCACCCGGCTCGACGCGCGCGGCTTCCAGTGCTTCGTCCACGCGACCGGCGACCGGGGCATCCGCACCGTCCTCGACGCCGTCGAGCGGGCCCGCGCCGTCAACGGCCCGCGCGACGCCCGCCACCAGGTCGTCCACGTCGAGTGCCTCGACCCTGCCGACACCCCGCGCTTCGCCGAGCTCGGCGTCGTCGCCTGCATGCAGCCCCGGCACGCCGCCCCCGACATCGCGGGACCCGGTCAGGACTGGGCCGAGAACGTCGGCCCCGAGCGCTGGCACAAGGCCTGGCCGCTGCGCAGCCTGCACGCGGCCGGCGCGGTGCTCGCCCTCTCCAGCGACTGGAACGTCGCCGAGATGGACCCGATGGTCGGCATCCACGCCGCCGTCACCCGCCGGCCGCCGGGCGGTGGCGAGGCCTGGACGGCGGGCGAGACGATCGACGTCGCGACCGCCGTCGAGGGCTACACGATGGGCTCGGCCCACGCGAACTTCCTGGAGCACGAGCGGGGCTCGCTGACCGTGGGCAAGCTGGCCGACTTCGTCGTCCTCTCCCGCGACATCCTGCGCATCGCCCCGGAGGAGATCCCGGGCACGGTGGCGGAGACGGTCGTGGTGGGGGGCGAGGTGGTCGTGGACCGACGGTAGGCCGGTCCCGCTCAGTGCCCGTCGTCGCCGGACTCCACCGCCATGCGCCGTTCGAAGCTGCGGCCCGCGTCGCCCGACTCGTACACCCCGTCCTGGGTGGCGACGAGCAGCCGGCGGGCGTCCACGGCGGTGAGCGCCTGCGGGGCGCCGCCCGGCACCGGTGCCACCCGGGTCCAGGAGGTGCCCCCGGCCGTCCCCCGGTGGAGGACGCCGTCCGGGTCGATGCCGAAGAGGGCGTCGGGGGCGGCCCACGAGACGTACGCGAGGACCCGCTCGGAGGCCGGGGCGAAGCTCCGGCCTCCGTCCGTGGAGCGCACCACGCCGGTCTCGGTGGTGGCCAGGACGGTGCCGGGGGCGCTGGGGGAGACGGCGATGTCGAGGGCGCGAAGAGCGGCGCGATCGTCCCAGGTCACGCCGTCGGCACTGACCCGCAGCAGGCCGTTCGCGCTGTCGTAGCCGTAGACGGTGGAGTCGGGCGCGGTGTCGAGCGCGTGGAAGTCGACCTTCCCCGCGAGGGACTTCTCCCGCCAGGTGCGGCCGGAGTCCGCCGAGGCGATGAGCCCGAGGTCGGCGGGCCCGTCGCCGCCGGGTGCCGGGTGCCCGCCGGCGAGGAAGTCGCCCTTCGCGGTGACGGTGAATCCCATGAAGTCGTCACGGCGGTCACCGACCAGGACCGGCCGGCCGTCGGCGTCCGGGCTGTGGAGGCCCTGGTGGGTGGCGACGTAGAGGGTGTCGCCACGCAGCCCGAGGCCGTGGATGTGGCTCAGCGCGGATCCGGAACCGGCGGCGTCGGCGGGGGCCGGATCCTCGGAGGAACAGGCGGTCAGGGTCAGGGCGAGGGCGGCGGCGGTGAGGGCGGCGCCGAGGGTGGTGGCCGGGCGGCCGGAGAAGTACGTCTTCATCGTTCTTTCGCCAGGGGTACGGGAGGCACGGGGCGCTACGGCAGGGTCGGCACGGAGCGCGACGGCGGGGGAGGCTCGGGCGCTACGGCGGGGGCGGCCCGTCCACGGGAGGGACGGGCCGCCTGGGAGCCGGGCCGGGCCGGGACGGGCCGCCTGGGAGCCGGGCCGGGCCGGGCCGGGCCGGATCAGAGCCGGTCGAGGATCTTCTTCAGCTGGGCGACCTCGGCGGACTGGGTCCGGACG
This is a stretch of genomic DNA from Streptomyces sp. R44. It encodes these proteins:
- a CDS encoding amidohydrolase; the encoded protein is MNRTAPADLVLTGARIHTVDPALPEAQALAVRAGRIVWIGADAEAAEWTGADTRILDAGGRLVLPGFVDAHNHVRLGSDDACVQLAGARTLDEIHTRIRTWHEAHPDAAWIEAEAFDYSAIPDGRMPTAADLDPATGDTPALVLSYDVHTAWLNTAALRRLGVDRDHTDLPYGRAVTDPATGEPTGFVKDFAVKGLSREGHRALRELGLPWASTDRQYGRLAKSLDDAIGYGITTVVEPQNSLDDLALFDRARAEGRLRSRIVAALFHPRGTTEADLDAFETAADEYADDRLRVGPLKLYIDDVVEPRTAALLEPYAGCSHHRGDTFYPPEEFAELLTRLDARGFQCFVHATGDRGIRTVLDAVERARAVNGPRDARHQVVHVECLDPADTPRFAELGVVACMQPRHAAPDIAGPGQDWAENVGPERWHKAWPLRSLHAAGAVLALSSDWNVAEMDPMVGIHAAVTRRPPGGGEAWTAGETIDVATAVEGYTMGSAHANFLEHERGSLTVGKLADFVVLSRDILRIAPEEIPGTVAETVVVGGEVVVDRR
- a CDS encoding F510_1955 family glycosylhydrolase, with protein sequence MKTYFSGRPATTLGAALTAAALALTLTACSSEDPAPADAAGSGSALSHIHGLGLRGDTLYVATHQGLHSPDADGRPVLVGDRRDDFMGFTVTAKGDFLAGGHPAPGGDGPADLGLIASADSGRTWREKSLAGKVDFHALDTAPDSTVYGYDSANGLLRVSADGVTWDDRAALRALDIAVSPSAPGTVLATTETGVVRSTDGGRSFAPASERVLAYVSWAAPDALFGIDPDGVLHRGTAGGTSWTRVAPVPGGAPQALTAVDARRLLVATQDGVYESGDAGRSFERRMAVESGDDGH